One genomic window of Arthrobacter sp. KBS0703 includes the following:
- a CDS encoding APC family permease: MSTRAAAAKGADASYKTLSEKGLKAGSVGLIGAVVIGVSCIAPAYTLTAALGPTVSEVGVHLPAIFLVGFIPMLLVALGYRELNNSMPDAGTSFTWATRAFGPWIGWMGGWGLIAATIIVLSNLAAVAVDFFYLMLSQLFGNPELAELTTNLPLNIATTLVFISLACWISYRGMETTKGVQYVLVGFQLLVLGWFAVSAFLHVANGSAFDATAISPDWFNPFAVDSFSSFAAGVSLSIFIYWGWDVTLTMNEETKNPDKTPGRAATVTVVVIMAIYMMAALATLSFAGVGETGLGTGNPDNQSSIFAVLSGPVMGPFAILMSLAILSSSAASLQSTFVSPARTLLSMGHYKALPRTFGRVSPAFKSPSYATIAAAIAAAAFYVITRTTSENALWDTITALGMMICFYYGITALACVWFFRSVAFSSARAFFFKFLAPLLGGVILLVMFFKTAYDSMDPEYGSGSSVGGVGMVFVLGMGVILLGVVVMLVMARVRPEFFKGQVLARGL; the protein is encoded by the coding sequence ATGAGCACTAGAGCCGCTGCCGCCAAGGGCGCGGACGCATCGTATAAGACGCTCAGCGAAAAAGGCCTGAAGGCCGGGTCTGTGGGGCTGATCGGGGCGGTGGTGATCGGCGTGTCATGCATCGCCCCGGCGTACACGCTCACCGCGGCGCTCGGTCCCACGGTGTCCGAGGTGGGCGTGCACCTGCCGGCGATTTTCCTCGTGGGGTTCATCCCCATGCTGCTGGTGGCGCTCGGGTACCGCGAACTGAACAATTCAATGCCCGACGCCGGGACTTCCTTCACGTGGGCAACGCGGGCCTTTGGCCCGTGGATCGGCTGGATGGGCGGGTGGGGGCTGATCGCCGCCACCATCATCGTGCTGTCCAACCTGGCGGCCGTCGCCGTCGACTTCTTCTACCTCATGCTCTCGCAGCTGTTCGGCAACCCCGAACTCGCCGAGCTGACCACCAACCTGCCGCTGAACATCGCCACGACCCTGGTGTTCATCTCCCTTGCCTGCTGGATTTCCTACCGGGGCATGGAAACCACCAAGGGCGTCCAGTACGTGCTGGTGGGCTTCCAGCTGCTGGTGCTCGGCTGGTTCGCGGTCTCCGCCTTCCTTCATGTGGCCAACGGTTCCGCCTTTGACGCCACGGCCATTTCGCCTGACTGGTTCAACCCCTTCGCCGTGGACTCCTTCTCCTCATTTGCGGCGGGCGTTTCCCTCTCGATCTTCATCTACTGGGGCTGGGACGTGACGCTGACCATGAACGAGGAAACTAAGAATCCCGATAAGACGCCCGGGCGGGCGGCGACCGTGACCGTCGTCGTCATCATGGCCATCTACATGATGGCGGCCCTGGCCACCCTCTCCTTCGCCGGCGTAGGCGAGACGGGGCTGGGCACCGGGAACCCGGACAACCAGTCCAGCATTTTCGCCGTGCTTTCCGGGCCGGTGATGGGCCCGTTCGCCATCCTGATGTCCCTGGCCATCCTCAGCAGCTCGGCGGCGTCGCTGCAGTCGACGTTCGTCTCCCCGGCGCGGACCCTGCTGTCCATGGGGCACTACAAGGCCCTGCCGCGGACGTTCGGCAGGGTCAGCCCGGCGTTCAAGTCCCCGAGTTACGCCACGATCGCCGCCGCCATCGCAGCAGCAGCGTTCTATGTCATCACCAGGACCACCTCCGAGAACGCCCTTTGGGACACCATCACGGCGCTGGGCATGATGATCTGCTTCTACTACGGCATTACGGCCCTGGCCTGCGTCTGGTTCTTCCGGAGCGTGGCGTTCAGCAGCGCCCGGGCATTCTTCTTCAAGTTCCTGGCACCCCTGCTGGGCGGCGTGATCCTGCTGGTCATGTTCTTCAAGACGGCCTACGACTCGATGGACCCCGAATACGGATCCGGATCATCCGTGGGCGGTGTGGGCATGGTGTTCGTCCTGGGCATGGGCGTGATCCTGCTGGGCGTGGTGGTCATGCTCGTAATGGCCAGGGTGCGGCCGGAGTTCTTCAAGGGCCAGGTGCTTGCCCGGGGACTGTGA
- a CDS encoding TetR/AcrR family transcriptional regulator: protein MLRTPPAERPAMPASPASPGSTALGEPRSEAGRRRAGRPVGGVLDKAGITAAALKLIEKKGYDGLTMAALARSLNVAPSALYNHMESKRDVLLLVEDHLAALVDVSAFGAERWEEAVRKWAWSYRDVFSRHTPLIPVIAVLPVTDAPQTLAMYETVSAGFRDAGFPEERIVSSIVALESFIFGSAYDVTAPADIFDSGSMADATPSFTGAVRSLAAQGHERPADVAFSLGLEALIAGLGTLREEPPAPGLRSV, encoded by the coding sequence ATGCTGAGGACACCGCCCGCAGAAAGGCCAGCCATGCCGGCATCACCAGCCTCCCCCGGAAGCACAGCCCTCGGCGAACCGAGATCCGAGGCAGGACGGCGCCGGGCCGGCCGCCCGGTAGGCGGGGTCCTGGACAAAGCAGGCATCACGGCCGCTGCGCTGAAGCTCATTGAAAAGAAGGGCTACGACGGCCTCACCATGGCCGCGCTGGCCCGCTCACTGAACGTCGCCCCGTCGGCCCTCTACAACCACATGGAATCCAAACGCGACGTGCTGCTGCTGGTGGAGGACCACCTCGCCGCCCTGGTTGACGTGTCAGCCTTCGGCGCCGAGCGCTGGGAGGAAGCGGTCCGGAAGTGGGCGTGGAGCTACCGGGACGTGTTCTCGCGGCACACCCCGCTGATCCCGGTCATCGCGGTGCTCCCGGTGACGGACGCCCCGCAGACGCTGGCCATGTACGAGACCGTGAGCGCCGGATTCCGCGACGCCGGCTTCCCCGAAGAGCGGATTGTCTCGTCCATCGTGGCGCTGGAGTCGTTCATTTTTGGCTCGGCCTACGACGTCACAGCTCCGGCGGACATTTTCGACTCCGGCTCCATGGCCGACGCCACGCCCAGTTTCACCGGCGCAGTGCGAAGCCTGGCCGCGCAGGGGCATGAACGGCCGGCGGACGTGGCGTTCAGCCTTGGCCTTGAGGCACTGATTGCGGGGCTCGGGACGCTTCGCGAGGAACCGCCAGCGCCCGGGCTACGGAGTGTCTGA
- a CDS encoding GntR family transcriptional regulator — protein MPPRQSSDTSRGKAAVTDVYSSMRAAILEGEIAPGTRINIDAVARTLGVSQTPVREVLQRLEGDNLVVYSPGRGYSTTPLLGLAELRSLFEFRLLVEPWAARAAAVDRLANPAAALGKELAGFRETMATAGDLRQDLVAHDTRFHDTILAASGNPVVRHAFAQTHCHLHTFRLYPADVDGAITVAEHSAVRDAIEACLPEQAEAAMAEHIRNSFGRFAQAFEGHAELSPLEDGGPPRKRIIR, from the coding sequence GTGCCACCACGTCAATCGTCCGATACTTCACGAGGCAAAGCCGCAGTCACTGACGTTTATTCGTCCATGCGCGCGGCCATCCTGGAGGGCGAAATTGCGCCGGGCACGCGCATCAACATCGACGCCGTTGCGCGCACCCTCGGCGTCTCGCAGACGCCCGTGCGGGAAGTGCTGCAGCGCCTCGAGGGCGACAACCTGGTGGTCTACAGCCCCGGGCGCGGCTACAGCACCACCCCGCTGCTGGGGCTGGCTGAGCTGCGGTCGCTATTTGAATTCCGTCTCCTCGTGGAGCCCTGGGCGGCGCGCGCGGCCGCCGTGGACCGGCTGGCGAATCCTGCGGCGGCCCTGGGGAAGGAGCTTGCCGGGTTCCGGGAGACCATGGCCACCGCGGGGGACCTGCGGCAGGACCTCGTGGCCCACGACACTCGCTTTCACGACACCATCCTCGCAGCCTCGGGCAACCCGGTGGTCCGCCACGCCTTCGCCCAGACCCACTGCCACCTCCACACCTTCCGCCTGTACCCCGCCGACGTCGACGGCGCCATCACCGTGGCCGAGCATTCGGCCGTCCGGGATGCGATCGAGGCATGCCTGCCGGAGCAGGCCGAGGCCGCCATGGCGGAACATATCCGCAACTCCTTTGGCCGCTTCGCCCAGGCCTTCGAGGGGCATGCGGAACTGTCGCCGCTGGAGGACGGCGGGCCGCCCCGGAAGCGGATTATCCGGTAG
- a CDS encoding GNAT family N-acetyltransferase — protein MPDLSMTIRLAATTDADDVWRLVQDFASTSRPERESFDLTFRSLVEAPHTLVLVAEHSPGSVVGYLLAHSRATFLANGPVAWVEEVMVAELARRQGVGQALMFEVEAWAESQGAANVSLASRRASDFYLALGYADAATFFKKHLNSR, from the coding sequence ATGCCCGACCTCAGCATGACCATCAGACTCGCCGCCACCACTGATGCGGACGACGTCTGGCGTCTAGTTCAGGATTTCGCGTCGACGTCCCGGCCAGAGCGTGAGTCTTTTGACCTAACATTCCGTTCGCTGGTCGAGGCGCCCCATACCCTCGTTCTCGTAGCCGAGCACAGTCCCGGATCGGTTGTGGGCTATCTGTTGGCCCACAGCCGCGCCACGTTTCTTGCCAATGGCCCTGTTGCCTGGGTCGAGGAGGTCATGGTTGCCGAGCTGGCGCGCCGACAAGGCGTGGGACAGGCCTTGATGTTTGAAGTCGAGGCATGGGCGGAGTCGCAAGGTGCGGCCAACGTGTCGTTAGCTAGCCGGCGGGCCAGCGATTTCTACCTTGCCCTTGGGTACGCGGACGCTGCCACGTTCTTTAAGAAACACCTCAATTCCCGCTAG
- a CDS encoding NAD(P)/FAD-dependent oxidoreductase yields the protein MLNLDRDVVVVGAGPSGLTAARALKKAGLTVAVLEARDRVGGRTWTDTVDGAMLEIGGQWVSPDQTALLALLDELGLETYSRYRDGESVYIGADGTPIRYTGESFPVSATTASEMDKLTGLLDALAAEIGPTEPWAHPKARELDTISFHHWLRQNSADEEACNNIGLFIAGGMLTKPAHAFSALQAVLMAASAGSFTHLTDEDFILDKRVIGGMQQVSLLQAAELGADVVLDSPVRTISWEPTPAGGNTAGYRVTAVSERATVNARFVIMAVPPNLYSRVSFNPPLPRRQHQMHQHQSLGLVIKVHAVYGTPFWREDGLSGTGFGAGSLVQEVYDNTNHGDSRGTLVGFISDEKADAVFELSAEDRKRAVLESIAGFLGEKALEPEVYFESDWGSEEWTRGAYASSYDLGGLHRYGKDQHAPVGPIYWCSSDLAAEGYQHVDGAVRMGQFTAARIAAAAGTAAAIRSTATHSTPAFGEAELADAAAAVG from the coding sequence ATGCTGAATCTTGACCGCGACGTCGTCGTCGTAGGCGCCGGCCCTTCCGGCCTCACCGCCGCCCGTGCACTGAAGAAGGCCGGCCTGACCGTTGCCGTACTGGAAGCCCGCGACCGCGTGGGCGGCCGCACCTGGACCGACACCGTTGACGGCGCCATGCTGGAAATCGGCGGCCAGTGGGTCTCGCCGGACCAGACGGCCCTGCTGGCGCTCCTGGACGAGCTCGGCCTCGAGACCTATTCCCGCTACCGCGACGGCGAGTCGGTCTACATCGGTGCGGACGGGACCCCCATCCGCTACACCGGGGAGTCCTTCCCCGTCAGTGCCACCACGGCTTCCGAAATGGACAAGCTCACGGGACTGCTCGACGCCTTGGCCGCCGAAATCGGCCCCACCGAGCCCTGGGCCCACCCCAAGGCGCGGGAACTGGACACCATTTCGTTCCACCACTGGCTCCGCCAGAACTCCGCCGATGAAGAAGCCTGCAACAACATCGGCCTGTTCATCGCCGGGGGAATGCTGACCAAGCCCGCCCACGCCTTCTCCGCGCTGCAGGCAGTGCTGATGGCCGCCTCCGCCGGCTCCTTCACCCACCTGACGGACGAGGACTTCATCCTGGACAAACGCGTGATCGGCGGAATGCAGCAGGTGTCCCTGCTGCAGGCGGCGGAACTGGGTGCCGACGTCGTGCTTGACAGTCCGGTGCGCACCATCAGTTGGGAGCCAACCCCCGCCGGCGGAAACACCGCCGGCTACCGCGTCACCGCCGTTTCCGAGCGGGCCACCGTCAACGCCCGCTTCGTGATCATGGCCGTGCCGCCCAACCTGTACTCGCGCGTCTCCTTTAACCCGCCGCTGCCGCGCCGCCAGCACCAGATGCACCAGCACCAGTCGCTGGGCCTGGTGATCAAGGTGCACGCCGTTTACGGCACGCCGTTCTGGCGCGAGGACGGCCTGTCCGGCACCGGCTTCGGCGCAGGGTCCCTGGTGCAGGAGGTCTACGACAACACCAACCACGGGGATTCGCGCGGAACCCTGGTGGGGTTCATCTCGGACGAAAAGGCCGACGCCGTCTTCGAACTCAGTGCGGAGGACCGCAAGCGCGCCGTCCTGGAATCCATCGCCGGCTTCCTGGGGGAGAAGGCGCTGGAACCGGAGGTCTACTTCGAATCCGACTGGGGCTCGGAGGAGTGGACCCGCGGTGCGTACGCCTCCAGCTACGACCTCGGCGGCCTGCACCGCTACGGCAAGGACCAGCATGCGCCGGTCGGACCCATCTACTGGTGCTCCTCCGACCTCGCCGCCGAGGGCTACCAGCACGTGGACGGCGCCGTCCGCATGGGCCAGTTCACGGCGGCCCGCATCGCGGCCGCAGCAGGGACGGCGGCGGCAATCCGCAGCACCGCAACGCACAGCACCCCAGCGTTCGGCGAGGCCGAGCTGGCCGACGCCGCGGCCGCCGTCGGCTGA
- a CDS encoding MFS transporter, whose amino-acid sequence MTALGSKTATKSSPTPPRLMTRKRWVIIWLAFIGLSINYLDRSSLSVALPFMGKDFELTATQQGLIFAAFFWAYDFCQLAAGWYVDKVGPRRSFSLAAVWWSVFTMVTAAATSFWSLFAARFLLGVGESPAPSTAAKVVGTWFPVRERAFATSIWDSGSRVGAVIALPIVTLIVAVTSWHAVFIIIGIAGLIWAAVWWKVYRSPQEHPGANAAEVAYIEEGGARGEASDDAGAAKLPWRSLFKYRTVLSMMFGFFCLNSAIYFFITFFPSYLVKERGFDLLKLGFFGAIPGICAVLCGWLGGYLADRAVRAGASVTKVRKTAIAGGLAGGSVIMFAALVPEAWMALALLSVAYSSLTVAATGIWSLPADIAPSSRHVGSIGGLQNFASNLAGIFTPILIGVLVDQTGSFVAPLAVIGAVSLIGAANYLFVMGKIEPLKVKEPVPAV is encoded by the coding sequence ATGACTGCGCTCGGAAGCAAGACCGCCACCAAGTCATCCCCCACACCACCGCGCCTCATGACCCGGAAGCGCTGGGTCATCATCTGGCTCGCCTTCATCGGGCTCAGCATCAACTACCTTGACCGTTCAAGCCTGAGCGTCGCACTACCGTTCATGGGCAAGGACTTCGAGCTCACCGCCACGCAGCAGGGCCTCATCTTTGCAGCCTTCTTCTGGGCCTACGACTTCTGCCAGCTCGCCGCCGGCTGGTACGTGGACAAGGTGGGGCCGCGCCGGTCATTCTCCCTGGCGGCGGTGTGGTGGTCCGTCTTCACCATGGTGACCGCCGCAGCGACCAGCTTCTGGTCACTCTTCGCCGCAAGGTTCCTCCTCGGCGTCGGCGAAAGCCCGGCCCCCAGCACCGCCGCCAAGGTGGTTGGCACCTGGTTCCCCGTCCGGGAGCGCGCATTCGCCACCAGCATCTGGGACTCCGGATCGCGGGTGGGCGCCGTCATCGCACTGCCCATCGTCACGCTGATCGTGGCGGTCACCTCCTGGCACGCGGTCTTCATCATCATCGGAATCGCCGGCCTCATCTGGGCCGCCGTCTGGTGGAAGGTGTACCGCAGCCCGCAGGAACACCCGGGCGCCAATGCCGCCGAAGTGGCCTACATCGAAGAAGGCGGCGCCCGCGGCGAAGCCAGCGATGACGCCGGAGCCGCCAAGCTGCCGTGGCGTTCGCTCTTCAAGTACCGCACGGTCCTCAGCATGATGTTCGGCTTCTTCTGCCTGAACAGCGCCATCTACTTCTTCATCACCTTCTTCCCGAGCTACCTCGTGAAGGAACGCGGCTTCGACCTCCTGAAGCTTGGCTTCTTTGGCGCCATCCCGGGCATCTGCGCCGTGCTGTGCGGCTGGCTCGGCGGCTACCTGGCCGACCGCGCAGTCCGGGCCGGCGCATCCGTCACCAAGGTCCGCAAGACTGCCATTGCCGGCGGACTCGCAGGCGGCTCCGTCATCATGTTCGCCGCACTGGTTCCCGAAGCATGGATGGCCCTCGCGCTGCTGTCCGTCGCGTACTCCAGCCTCACCGTTGCCGCCACCGGCATCTGGTCGCTGCCGGCCGACATCGCACCCAGCTCCCGGCACGTGGGCTCCATCGGCGGCCTGCAGAACTTCGCTTCCAACCTGGCCGGCATCTTCACCCCGATCCTGATCGGCGTGCTTGTGGACCAGACCGGATCGTTCGTGGCGCCGCTCGCCGTCATCGGCGCGGTCTCCCTCATCGGTGCCGCCAACTACCTGTTCGTCATGGGCAAGATCGAACCCCTGAAGGTAAAGGAGCCGGTACCGGCGGTTTAA
- a CDS encoding pyridoxamine 5'-phosphate oxidase family protein → MPETENISKVTDIINHSHIGMFTTINEEGALVSRPLAVQDVKDDGDMWFFTGEGTSQVAHVGADPRVNVSFGKRTEWVSVAGTAEVVRDRAKIRELWNQAVEAWFPDGPDTPEVVLLRVDSDSAEYWTSPGGTAATVLQWVKSKVTHSRMSVGAVSYTHQWSCSSPPPTQLQRGVI, encoded by the coding sequence ATGCCGGAAACCGAAAACATCAGCAAGGTCACGGACATCATCAACCATTCCCACATCGGAATGTTTACCACCATCAACGAAGAAGGCGCGCTGGTCAGCCGGCCGTTGGCCGTCCAAGACGTCAAGGACGACGGCGACATGTGGTTCTTCACCGGGGAAGGAACTTCCCAGGTTGCCCACGTCGGCGCGGATCCGCGGGTCAACGTGTCCTTCGGCAAGCGAACGGAATGGGTGTCAGTCGCCGGAACCGCGGAAGTGGTCCGGGACCGGGCGAAGATCCGCGAACTGTGGAACCAGGCCGTTGAAGCGTGGTTCCCGGACGGACCCGACACTCCCGAGGTGGTCCTGCTTCGCGTTGACTCGGACTCCGCTGAATACTGGACGAGCCCCGGCGGCACCGCGGCCACCGTGCTGCAGTGGGTCAAGTCCAAGGTCACCCACAGCCGCATGAGCGTCGGCGCTGTCTCTTATACACATCAGTGGAGCTGTAGTTCCCCACCCCCAACCCAACTGCAACGCGGGGTCATTTAA
- a CDS encoding DUF6194 family protein translates to MTMEEVIEFVKSFDGALAVVPAPGDGSPEIAWGDAFFYYAPDGTMPKATQPFATIVTKNYPDDERSRLDRPGAFRVNVAAGKPAFVEWTGHQPGDPAEDVDPGVDDRVIAHPVYGSLGWLAVVNPGPSTSQTVQNLLRKAYELARSRYERRMAL, encoded by the coding sequence ATGACCATGGAAGAGGTTATTGAATTCGTGAAAAGCTTCGACGGCGCACTCGCGGTCGTTCCCGCCCCGGGAGACGGCTCGCCCGAAATTGCCTGGGGCGATGCATTCTTCTATTACGCCCCGGACGGCACCATGCCCAAGGCGACCCAGCCGTTTGCGACCATCGTGACCAAGAACTACCCCGACGACGAGCGGTCACGCCTCGACCGGCCCGGAGCCTTCCGCGTGAACGTGGCTGCCGGGAAGCCTGCCTTCGTTGAGTGGACGGGCCATCAACCCGGCGATCCGGCGGAGGACGTTGATCCGGGTGTGGATGACAGGGTCATTGCACATCCCGTCTACGGATCACTGGGGTGGCTGGCCGTCGTCAACCCGGGGCCTTCGACATCCCAGACAGTGCAGAACCTGCTCCGTAAGGCCTACGAACTCGCCCGGTCCCGCTACGAACGCCGGATGGCTCTCTAG
- a CDS encoding DMT family transporter translates to MDVLLLAVAVAWGSTYWVAKELVSPDTVLAVLAVRMLLTAVALGLILVALRKRLKRTEAVIGGILGLLLSTVFTFETFGLAATSATNAGLIISLTIVMTPVLETVVGKRRLSGLFYLAAVIAVAGVYFLATGGASASFGFGDLLILLAAVARAVHVTGMHRLSAGPRIDSLNLTFVQMATCGLVFLIMSGLWGAPVVAYATSMDGSALLQMAYLVIVCTVFPFFIQMWAVRRTSPTRVSLLLGTEPVWAAVIGVTLAGDVLGPLGILGVVLVLAGTMWGQRLELKTPPVPPAATRQRDKVRDPAV, encoded by the coding sequence GTGGACGTGTTGCTGCTCGCCGTTGCCGTGGCCTGGGGTTCAACCTACTGGGTCGCCAAGGAGCTGGTCAGCCCGGACACCGTGCTGGCGGTGCTTGCCGTCCGAATGCTGCTGACCGCCGTCGCGCTTGGCCTGATCCTCGTCGCCCTGCGAAAACGGTTGAAGAGGACGGAGGCCGTGATCGGCGGCATTCTGGGCCTGCTCTTGTCCACAGTCTTTACGTTCGAAACCTTCGGCCTTGCGGCGACCAGCGCCACTAACGCCGGGCTCATCATCAGCCTGACTATCGTGATGACTCCCGTGCTGGAGACCGTGGTGGGCAAGCGGAGGCTGAGCGGGCTGTTCTACCTGGCCGCGGTCATCGCGGTTGCCGGCGTGTACTTCCTCGCCACGGGCGGCGCCTCGGCGTCCTTCGGCTTCGGGGACTTGCTGATCCTGTTGGCGGCCGTTGCGCGGGCGGTCCATGTGACGGGGATGCACCGGCTTTCGGCCGGACCCCGCATCGATTCACTGAATCTGACCTTCGTGCAGATGGCGACCTGCGGTCTCGTATTTCTCATCATGTCGGGCCTCTGGGGAGCACCGGTCGTGGCCTATGCCACAAGCATGGACGGGTCCGCCTTACTGCAAATGGCCTATCTCGTGATCGTCTGCACGGTGTTCCCGTTCTTCATCCAGATGTGGGCGGTGCGCAGGACTTCTCCAACCAGGGTGAGCCTCCTGCTCGGAACCGAACCGGTCTGGGCCGCAGTCATCGGCGTAACACTGGCCGGCGATGTCCTGGGCCCCCTCGGCATCCTGGGTGTGGTGCTCGTGCTGGCTGGCACCATGTGGGGGCAGCGGCTTGAACTCAAGACGCCGCCCGTGCCCCCGGCCGCCACGCGGCAGCGGGATAAAGTCCGCGATCCGGCGGTATGA
- a CDS encoding L-fuconate dehydratase has protein sequence MPSITSITTQDVRFPTSLELDGSDAVNVDPDYSAAYVVIRTDAGDEGHGFVFSCGRGNEILTAAVDAYARLLMGRDIDELIYDLGGASKRLIHDSQLRWLGPEKGVTHMACGALISALWDIRGRRENKPLWLLLSEMSPEEIVDVVDFTHIRDALNPQQALDILRAGQDGKAARIAALQADGYPAYTTSPGWLGYSDEKLVRLSREAAADGFSMIKLKVGGDINDDRRRMALARQAVGDLSIAIDANQRWEVSEAIEWVNQLAEFNPYWIEEPTSTDDILGHAEIRKGVSPVRVATGEAVASRIVFKQLLQAGAIDVLQLDSTRVGGVNENIANLLLAAKFGVPVCPHAGGVGLCELVQHFSFFDYAAVSGSQEGRMIEYVDHLHEHFAEPVRIVNGRYAAPKLPGTGAEMFSAARTRWEFPAGAGWQEVGGRAAVTGASRVPAEAGR, from the coding sequence ATGCCTTCCATCACCTCCATCACCACCCAGGACGTCCGCTTCCCGACGTCCCTGGAACTCGACGGCTCCGACGCGGTCAATGTCGACCCCGACTACTCCGCCGCCTACGTCGTGATCCGCACCGACGCGGGCGACGAAGGCCACGGCTTTGTATTCAGCTGCGGCCGCGGCAACGAGATCCTGACAGCCGCCGTCGACGCCTACGCCCGCCTGCTCATGGGCCGCGACATCGACGAGCTGATCTACGACCTGGGCGGCGCGTCCAAGCGCCTCATCCACGACTCCCAGCTGCGCTGGCTCGGGCCGGAGAAGGGCGTGACGCACATGGCCTGCGGCGCCCTGATCAGCGCCCTGTGGGACATCCGCGGCCGCCGCGAGAACAAGCCCCTCTGGCTCCTACTCAGCGAAATGTCCCCCGAGGAGATCGTGGACGTGGTGGACTTCACCCACATCCGCGACGCCCTTAACCCCCAGCAGGCGCTGGACATCCTGCGCGCCGGCCAGGACGGCAAGGCGGCCCGCATCGCCGCGCTGCAGGCCGACGGCTACCCGGCCTACACCACCTCCCCGGGCTGGCTCGGATACAGCGACGAGAAGCTGGTCCGGCTGAGCAGGGAAGCCGCCGCAGACGGCTTTTCCATGATCAAGCTCAAAGTGGGTGGCGACATCAACGACGACCGCCGCCGCATGGCCCTGGCCCGCCAGGCCGTGGGCGACCTCTCGATCGCCATCGACGCCAACCAGCGCTGGGAAGTGTCCGAGGCCATCGAATGGGTCAACCAGCTGGCCGAGTTCAACCCATACTGGATCGAAGAACCCACCAGCACCGACGACATCCTGGGCCACGCCGAGATCCGGAAGGGCGTTTCGCCGGTGCGGGTGGCCACCGGTGAGGCCGTGGCCAGCCGGATCGTGTTCAAGCAGCTCCTCCAGGCCGGCGCCATCGACGTCCTCCAGCTCGACTCCACCCGCGTGGGCGGCGTCAACGAGAACATCGCCAACCTCCTGCTGGCGGCGAAGTTCGGCGTGCCGGTGTGCCCGCATGCCGGCGGCGTGGGACTGTGCGAACTGGTCCAGCACTTCTCCTTCTTCGACTACGCCGCCGTCAGCGGCAGCCAGGAAGGCCGCATGATCGAGTACGTCGACCACCTGCACGAACACTTCGCGGAGCCCGTCCGGATCGTCAACGGACGCTACGCCGCGCCGAAGCTCCCCGGCACAGGCGCCGAAATGTTCAGCGCGGCCCGCACCCGCTGGGAATTCCCTGCCGGCGCGGGATGGCAGGAAGTGGGCGGCAGGGCAGCCGTCACGGGCGCCTCGCGGGTTCCCGCGGAGGCCGGCCGATGA
- a CDS encoding DJ-1/PfpI family protein, which produces MPPGPLRIVVLLAAAGLLTGYQATSHWASLQMLENFGVHPTSERVVRDRNRITGAGVTSGIDFAFTLAAELFGDDEARRIQLAIEYDPKPPFDHGSPGKADPETVKSIIAATESLRMASIRKSASALATAQHAVETARKDESTAFDAASGN; this is translated from the coding sequence ATGCCGCCCGGTCCACTGAGAATCGTTGTCCTCCTTGCCGCGGCGGGGCTCCTCACCGGCTACCAAGCCACCAGCCACTGGGCGTCCCTCCAGATGCTCGAAAACTTCGGCGTCCACCCGACCTCCGAAAGAGTCGTCCGCGACAGAAACCGAATCACAGGTGCTGGCGTTACCTCAGGGATTGATTTTGCCTTCACGTTGGCGGCGGAGCTCTTTGGCGACGACGAAGCGCGCAGGATTCAGCTGGCCATCGAATATGACCCGAAACCGCCGTTCGACCACGGCTCGCCAGGCAAGGCAGACCCTGAAACAGTAAAGAGCATCATCGCCGCCACCGAGAGTCTCCGCATGGCCTCGATCCGTAAGTCTGCCAGCGCGCTGGCGACCGCGCAGCACGCCGTCGAAACTGCCAGAAAAGATGAATCCACCGCGTTCGATGCCGCTAGCGGGAATTGA